A region of Lycium barbarum isolate Lr01 chromosome 1, ASM1917538v2, whole genome shotgun sequence DNA encodes the following proteins:
- the LOC132629268 gene encoding pentatricopeptide repeat-containing protein At3g14580, mitochondrial, protein MQSVINSYRPMFSIRYKPLIHKLIFQSPKYFPPSYQLSTSQIQNYDDINLINNYKDWLSPNEVIKIFQNLKNPNSALIILNEISKRKDYKPNEAIYSTVIKNLAIAKNFDDIETLMKKIKNERKCRLSDDFFYNVIKIYGHLAGRINKAIDTLFDMPNYKCWPSVKTFNFVLNLLVNTKQFDVVHKVYIRGNELGVEIDACCLNIIIKGLCRCGEIDGAYKVFDEFPKQNCQPNVRTFSTIMHALCERGRVDEALGLFERMEKEEVEPDAIVFNTLISGLRKQKRVDEGIEMFKKVMVKGCDPNPGTYQEVLYALLDAKRYLEAKDFMAFMIDKRVNPSFESYKLVMHGLCDGKLLGDLDWVLRQMVRHGFVPRMGMWRKILGCLFPDGGCCTTYTYDEILRD, encoded by the exons ATGCAGAGTGTCATCAACTCATATAGACCAATGTTTTCAATTCGTTACAAAcctttaattcacaaattaatCTTTCAATCTCCAAAATATTTTCCACCTTCATATCAATTGTCAACATCTCAAATACAAAATTATGATGACATCAACCTTATTAACAACTACAAAGATTGGTTAAGTCCAAATGAAGTCATTAAAATATTCCAAAATCTCAAAAACCCAAATTCAGCACTAATTATACTTAATGAAATCTCAAAAAGAAAAGATTACAAACCCAATGAAGCAATTTATAGTACAGTTATAAAAAACCTAGCAATAGCTAAGAATTTTGATGATATTGAAACCCTAATGAAAAAAATCAAGAATGAAAGAAAATGTAGACTTTCAGATGATTTTTTCTATAATGTTATTAAGATATATGGTCATTTAGCTGGTAGAATTAATAAAGCAATTGATACCCTTTTTGATATGCCTAATTATAAGTGTTGGCCTAGTGTTAAAACTTTTAATTTTGTGTTAAATTTGTTAGTTAATACTAAGCAATTTGATGTTGTTCATAAGGTTTATATACGTGGTAACGAATTGGGTGTCGAAATTGATGCTTGTTGTTTGAATATTATCATTAAAGGGTTGTGTCGTTGTGGGGAAATAGATGGTGCATATAAGGTGTTCGATGAATTTCCTAAACAAAATTGTCAGCCTAATGTTAGGACTTTTTCGACTATAATGCACGCGTTATGTGAGCGCGGTCGTGTTGACGAGGCGTTGGGTTTGTTCGAGAGGATGGAAAAGGAGGAAGTCGAACCGGATGCTATCGTGTTTAATACGTTGATTTCGGGGCTTAggaagcaaaaaagagttgatgAAGGGATTGAGATGTTCAAGAAAGTAATGGTGAAAGGTTGTGATCCAAATCCAG GTACTTATCAGGAGGTGTTGTACGCTTTGCTTGATGCCAAGAGGTATTTGGAGGCAAAAGATTTTATGGCTTTCATGATTGATAAGAGGGTGAATCCAAGTTTTGAGTCTTATAAGCTGGTGATGCATGGCCTTTGTGATGGTAAGCTTCTTGGAGATTTAGATTGGGTGTTGAGGCAAATGGTGAGACATGGATTTGTTCCTAGGATGGGTATGTGGAGGAAGATTCTGGGTTGCTTGTTTCCTGATGGAGGTTGCTGTACAACCTATACTTATGATGAAATTCTTAGAGACTAA
- the LOC132600891 gene encoding uncharacterized protein LOC132600891, with amino-acid sequence MDPTKKKEKKKEVIRLERESVIPVLKSRLIMTLANLIENDSDRNEFLKLCNRVQYTIRAWYNIQFEDLMGLYALFDPIHGAQTLEQQNLSDDEIDELEQNFLKYLFGVMDKSNFKIASDEELEVANSGQYLLNLPITVDESKLDTKLLSKYFATAPRDEKLPEFADKYVIFRRGIGIDRTTDWFIMEKIDMIIARTWKWLMKKTGGDKFFGKRIYKRNKKPRKKRIPSEEEQDFYVERIRIQNMELTVPNVLSKITIQEPTFERIIVVYRRATEEGEKPDRGIYVKHLKNIPMADLEIVLPEKKNPSLTPMDWVQFVASAVVGLFAVVTSLDMPQADAWVMFAILSTVIGYCAKIYFTFQQNMAQYQNLITQSMYDKQLDSGRGTLLHLCDDVIHQEVKEVIISYFILMEQGKATLLDLDARCEELIKERFAISCNFDVDDAVSKLEKLGIVSKDEIGRYYCIGLKRANEIIGTTTEELVLKAKQGQVAITSGI; translated from the coding sequence ATGGACCCTACgaagaaaaaagagaagaagaaggaaGTGATTCGATTGGAACGCGAATCAGTTATTCCAGTACTCAAATCCAGGCTGATTATGACACTGGCCAATTTAATCGAGAACGATTCTGATCGCAATGAATTTCTCAAGCTATGCAATAGAGTTCAGTACACGATTCGCGCTTGGTACAACATACAATTCGAAGACCTCATGGGATTGTACGCGTTATTTGACCCCATCCACGGGGCACAAACTCTCGAGCAACAAAATTTATCAGACGATGAGATCGACGAGCTTGAGCAAAATTTCTTGAAATACTTGTTTGGAGTCATGGACAAGAGCAATTTCAAAATCGCGAGCGATGAAGAACTAGAAGTCGCGAATTCAGGCCAGTACCTATTGAACCTTCCCATCACGGTCGATGAATCAAAACTCGACACTAAGCTTTTGTCCAAATATTTCGCGACTGCACCACGTGACGAAAAACTCCCTGAATTTGCGGACAAGTACGTGATTTTTCGTCGTGGCATTGGAATTGACAGGACGACGGATTGGTTCATAATGGAGAAAATTGACATGATCATCGCGCGTACGTGGAAATGGCTGATGAAAAAGACGGGAGGGGACAAATTCTTTGGGAAAAGAATATACAAGCGCAATAAAAAGCCCCGAAAGAAACGAATCCCATCTGAAGAGGAGCAAGATTTCTACGTTGAACGTATTCGTATCCAAAATATGGAACTAACTGTGCCTAACGTCCTTAGCAAGATCACGATCCAAGAACCAACGTTCGAGAGGATCATCGTCGTGTATAGACGTGCTACCGAGGAAGGAGAAAAGCCGGACAGGGGAATTTATGTCAAACATTTGAAAAACATCCCAATGGCTGATTTAGAAATTGTCCTGCCTGAGAAAAAAAATCCTAGCCTAACACCAATGGATTGGGTCCAATTTGTTGCATCAGCAGTTGTTGGTCTTTTCGCAGTTGTGACATCACTCGACATGCCACAAGCTGACGCATGGGTCATGTTCGCGATTCTCTCAACAGTGATCGGTTATTGCGCGAAGATTTACTTCACATTTCAACAAAACATGGCTCAGTATCAAAACTTGATAACTCAATCGATGTATGATAAACAATTGGACAGTGGACGGGGCACGTTACTTCATTTGTGCGACGACGTTATTCATCAAGAGGTTAAAGAAGTGATAATTTCGTATTTTATACTGATGGAACAAGGGAAAGCTACATTATTGGATCTTGATGCAAGATGTGAGGAGTTAATCAAAGAGAGATTTGCTATAAGCTGCAATTTTGATGTAGATGATGCAGTGTCAAAGCTAGAGAAATTAGGTATTGTGTCTAAGGATGAAATTGGGAGGTATTATTGTATTGGTCTCAAAAGGGCTAATGAGATTATTGGGACAACTACAGAGGAACTTGTTCTTAAAGCAAAACAGGGTCAGGTTGCGATTACTTCCGGAATATGA